Proteins encoded within one genomic window of Haematobia irritans isolate KBUSLIRL chromosome 5, ASM5000362v1, whole genome shotgun sequence:
- the LOC142239404 gene encoding lipopolysaccharide-induced tumor necrosis factor-alpha factor homolog isoform X1 yields MSQKTNNPYREVSTNLNQLNSEHGNEPLKNYTTTSIAGETPIPSVVTVNTTQAFPPGMPIIPQPVGPKSTTLTCPHCRCRIRTRVDHRSTSKTHIACLLLSWTLCCCCLPYCMDSCRNANHFCPMCGAFIGTYAS; encoded by the exons ATGAgtcaaaaaacaaataatcctTATCGCGAAGTGTCCACAAATTTAAATCAACTAAACAGTGAGCACGGAAATGAGCCACTTAAAAATTATACAACTACTTCCATTGCCGGAGAAACACCAATACCGTCGGTAGTAACGGTAAACACCACTCAGGCATTTCCACCAGGCATGCCAATTATACCACAACCAGTGGGCCCAAAATCTACAACACTTACATGTCCCCATTGTCGTTGTCGCATAAGGACTCGGGTTGACCATCGTTCCACATCCAAAACTCACATTGCTTGTTTGTTGCTCAGTTGGACTTT atgCTGTTGTTGTTTACCATATTGCATGGATTCGTGCCGCAACGCCAATCACTTTTGTCCAATGTGTGGTGCCTTCATTGGAACTTATGCCTCATAA